In the SAR202 cluster bacterium genome, ACCCGCAGTCCTGCGAGCAAGGCGAAGAAAAGCTCAGGCGGGCAAGCGAGGAGAGGGGCGTGCTGGAGACGGACCCGTCTCCAGCACACCCCTCTCCTCGCCCAAGGATCGAAAGCCGGCTCCAGATCACCCTTGGAGATCGAGACTGATTCAACCAAAACCAGTCGTACTGACAAAATCACTGAGCAGTAAGACTGACAAAGTCACTGAGCATTGACAGGACGTAAGAGGATACCGTAAGGCGTTGAGCGATTGAAATCGCCGCTGAGGGCCGCGATTCGCCTACGCGAATCTCCGGCCAAACGTCCGCCTGCGCGGACGATCCGATCCAATCTGGCAAGCGGTGTTCCGGCATGCCTTCGATGTCCGCGCAGGCGGACATTTGGCGAGGGATCTGCGATAGCAAATCACCGCCCTCAGCGGCGATTTCAATCGCTCACGGATTTCGTCCTCCCCCCTACACCCTCCCCAGGTGCACCTCCGTGATGTACCCGAACGATACCTTCCCGCCCACCGCGTGCTTGGCGAACAGCGTGTCCAGGCCCGCCATGAGGGGGGCGTGGTTGGGGCTGTCCGGCGTGGGGCAGTAGGAGGAGGAGTTGGTGCGGCCTTTGAGGCTGGCGAGGTCCAGGAGCTGGCCGTTTTTGAAGGTGTGGGTGCCGGCGAAGCCTTCGCCGAAGAAGCTGCGGACGCCGGGGTTGCCGACGGTGTCGGTGTGGTTGGAGTCGGCGTACTCGGGGGAGTAGCGGCGCAGGAGGGCGTCGTAGTGGCGGTGGAACGGGAGGGAGTCGTCGCGGGTGTTCCAGATGAGGGCGGTCCAGCCGGAGGGCCTGAGGATGCGGCGGAACTCGCGGCGGGTCTCCTCGGGGCGGAACCAGTGGAAGGCCTGCGCGACGGTGATAAGGTCCACGGACGCGCCGGGGAGCTCGGTCGCCTCGGCGGTGCCGCAGACGCTGCGGAAGCCCGCGTGGCCGCTGAGGGCGGATTCGCCCGCGAGGCGCATCTCGTCGTTGGGCTCGACGCCGTAGACGCGCGCGCCGGTGTTGAGGAGGAGCGCCGTGAAGATGCCGGTGCCGGAGCCGATGTCCGCGACGGCGGAGCCCACGCCAAGGTCGCACTGCCGCCGCAGGGTCTCGATGACCTCCGGCGGGTAGGACGGGCGGTACCTGATGTAGTCGGCGACGCGGTTGGAGAAGCGCTTGGTGGGCTGGATCATGGGGTGGTTTCCTTGGTTATGGTGTGGTCTGCCGGTCCATCGCGAGCTTGACGATGCGCTTGATGTACGGCCCCTTCTCGGTCGTGTACGTTTCGCGGTCCTCGCGGTACTTCTCCGCCAATTCGAGCTTGAGCGCCTGGTACTCCGCGGCGACTTCGGGGTGGGCGCGAAGGTAGTCGCGGAAGGCTAGGCGCGCGTTCCACCGGGCGCTCCGGTACGGGAGCACGTGCAGGTGGTGCGTGCGGAACTCGTCGGACGGCTTGCAGAGCCAGTGCATCTGGTCGGCCATGAACGGGAAGTAGACCCAGCCCGCCTTCGTCAGCGCCTCG is a window encoding:
- a CDS encoding class I SAM-dependent methyltransferase, whose protein sequence is MIQPTKRFSNRVADYIRYRPSYPPEVIETLRRQCDLGVGSAVADIGSGTGIFTALLLNTGARVYGVEPNDEMRLAGESALSGHAGFRSVCGTAEATELPGASVDLITVAQAFHWFRPEETRREFRRILRPSGWTALIWNTRDDSLPFHRHYDALLRRYSPEYADSNHTDTVGNPGVRSFFGEGFAGTHTFKNGQLLDLASLKGRTNSSSYCPTPDSPNHAPLMAGLDTLFAKHAVGGKVSFGYITEVHLGRV
- a CDS encoding GrpB family protein yields the protein MSGPPVHIVPYDPSWPAKFAEERDSLARHLAPWLEGGIEHIGSTSVPGLAAKPVIDMMAGVRSLEKSRPCIEALTKAGWVYFPFMADQMHWLCKPSDEFRTHHLHVLPYRSARWNARLAFRDYLRAHPEVAAEYQALKLELAEKYREDRETYTTEKGPYIKRIVKLAMDRQTTP